The following proteins come from a genomic window of Nostoc sp. ATCC 53789:
- a CDS encoding DUF6220 domain-containing protein: MTLNSAIDDTQISGRWIQISFFIAVVFFNLCLATQVFSVGLAYFYNSDWWNLHIWLVRGYSGLSLILLLWVFLMPFPLRVQNLTASIPVLLGLQFLTIHLKTSFPLAVFHPLIGFSLFSISTTLVHRTSQIVFPNHNQD; this comes from the coding sequence ATGACTCTAAATTCTGCCATTGATGATACACAGATATCCGGACGCTGGATTCAAATCAGTTTTTTTATTGCAGTAGTGTTTTTCAATCTCTGTTTAGCAACCCAGGTATTCAGTGTTGGACTGGCTTACTTTTACAACTCTGATTGGTGGAACCTACATATTTGGCTGGTGCGAGGATATAGCGGACTCTCACTAATTTTGTTGTTATGGGTGTTTTTGATGCCGTTTCCTTTAAGAGTCCAGAACCTTACAGCAAGTATCCCAGTTTTGCTGGGACTGCAATTTCTCACAATTCACTTGAAGACTTCTTTTCCTTTAGCAGTCTTCCACCCACTCATCGGTTTTTCTTTATTCTCTATTTCCACAACCCTAGTTCATCGGACATCACAGATTGTATTTCCCAACCATAACCAAGACTAA
- a CDS encoding sulfurtransferase: protein MSQYAHPSVLVDTQWLENHLNDPNVRIIEVDISPKPYKNAHIPGAVFWNIFRDLLLPDLKLNLDTGAFERLMARSGITNDTTVIAYGSYPGTGAWIFWLLQVFGHENVKVLNGGYQKWKSEDRPLATELSTFPATDYRAKATDASLRVLHNEVQASIGRSDCVLLDVRTIQEYCGEWFFDQPPKAGQLTGHIPGAVHLEHTLTFNEDGTFKSFKELKNLYHSKGITADKEVFPYCTIGARSGYVWFVLKYLLGYPNVRNYDGSWNEWSRLPDVAIEK from the coding sequence ATGTCTCAATATGCTCATCCATCCGTTCTTGTTGATACCCAATGGCTGGAAAATCATCTCAACGATCCAAATGTTCGCATTATTGAAGTGGATATCAGTCCAAAGCCGTACAAAAATGCTCACATACCTGGTGCTGTCTTCTGGAACATCTTTAGAGATTTACTATTGCCCGATTTGAAACTGAACTTGGATACAGGAGCTTTTGAGAGGCTGATGGCACGTTCAGGCATCACTAATGATACAACAGTGATTGCTTATGGCAGTTATCCTGGAACTGGAGCCTGGATTTTCTGGCTTTTGCAAGTCTTTGGGCATGAAAATGTAAAAGTTCTCAATGGTGGCTACCAGAAATGGAAGTCAGAAGATCGTCCACTAGCAACTGAGTTATCCACGTTTCCTGCCACTGATTACCGTGCCAAAGCTACTGATGCTAGTCTGAGAGTATTACATAATGAAGTTCAGGCATCGATTGGTAGAAGCGATTGCGTGTTGTTGGATGTCCGAACAATTCAAGAATACTGTGGTGAGTGGTTTTTCGATCAGCCGCCAAAAGCAGGTCAACTTACTGGTCATATTCCAGGTGCAGTGCATCTTGAGCATACCTTAACTTTCAATGAGGATGGCACTTTTAAATCATTCAAGGAATTGAAAAATCTTTATCACAGTAAGGGCATTACGGCTGATAAGGAAGTTTTTCCCTACTGTACTATCGGTGCGCGTTCTGGATATGTCTGGTTTGTCTTGAAGTATTTATTGGGATACCCGAATGTTCGGAATTACGATGGCTCTTGGAATGAGTGGAGCCGTCTACCTGATGTAGCTATAGAGAAATAG
- a CDS encoding site-2 protease family protein has protein sequence MNGTIRVGNLFGIPFYIHPSWFLVLGLVTWSYSSGLAAQFPQLSAGFALLLGLMTALMLFASVVAHELGHSFVAIRQGIDVKSITLFIFGGLASLEKESKTPGEAFWVAIAGPLVSFLLCGIVTAIGVTTTASGPLTAILGVLASVNLALALFNLIPGLPLDGGNILKAIVWKVTGNPYKGVTFASRVGQIFGWVAILSGVLPLVLFGNAGNFWNLLVGFFLLQNAGNSAQFARVQEKLTGLTAEDAVTQDSPIVSGNLSLREFADERVISGQNWHRFLVTDDDGQLVGAIAVDNLRNVPTALWSETQVKEVMRPITESTTVQSDQPLLEVIQLLEEQKLSVLPVIRENGVLVGILEKAAIIQLLQSRTQPNPA, from the coding sequence ATGAATGGCACAATTCGCGTTGGTAATCTCTTCGGAATTCCCTTCTATATCCATCCGTCATGGTTTTTAGTTCTGGGTTTGGTAACTTGGAGCTATAGCAGTGGACTGGCGGCACAATTTCCCCAATTATCTGCGGGATTTGCTTTACTACTGGGATTGATGACAGCGCTAATGTTATTTGCCTCTGTCGTCGCCCATGAATTAGGCCACAGTTTTGTTGCGATTCGTCAGGGAATTGATGTCAAATCCATCACACTGTTTATATTTGGCGGTTTAGCTAGCTTAGAAAAAGAGTCAAAAACCCCAGGTGAAGCTTTCTGGGTAGCGATCGCAGGGCCTTTAGTTAGTTTCCTACTGTGCGGTATCGTTACAGCAATTGGTGTTACTACTACTGCATCAGGGCCATTAACTGCAATTCTTGGTGTTCTAGCTTCTGTTAACTTGGCATTAGCCCTATTTAACCTGATTCCTGGCTTGCCATTAGATGGTGGAAATATACTGAAAGCTATCGTTTGGAAAGTTACAGGTAATCCTTATAAAGGCGTAACCTTTGCTAGTCGAGTTGGACAAATCTTTGGTTGGGTAGCAATTCTTTCAGGTGTACTTCCCCTAGTATTATTTGGCAACGCCGGTAACTTCTGGAACTTGTTAGTTGGCTTCTTCTTGTTACAAAATGCTGGTAATTCGGCTCAATTTGCCAGAGTGCAAGAAAAACTCACAGGTTTGACTGCTGAAGATGCTGTAACTCAAGATAGCCCGATTGTATCTGGTAATCTTAGCCTGAGAGAGTTTGCCGATGAGCGAGTCATCAGTGGGCAAAACTGGCATCGGTTCTTAGTGACTGATGATGATGGACAATTAGTAGGTGCGATCGCAGTTGATAATTTACGAAATGTACCAACAGCATTGTGGTCAGAAACTCAAGTAAAAGAAGTCATGCGACCAATTACCGAATCTACCACAGTCCAATCAGATCAACCTCTCCTAGAAGTCATACAGTTACTCGAAGAACAAAAGCTATCTGTGCTTCCCGTAATTCGTGAGAACGGCGTTCTAGTTGGAATTTTAGAAAAAGCTGCAATTATCCAGCTACTTCAAAGCCGAACTCAACCAAACCCTGCGTAA
- the nagA gene encoding N-acetylglucosamine-6-phosphate deacetylase — MTQATQNPVDIINARVPGYKDLQMLLVDEEGIIEQILPMSTVETYSRASIINVAGDWISLGGVDLQINGALGLAFPDLTAENAHKLQEISQFLWDVGVDGFLPTLVTTSVENIQRSLAIIAEVLPNQPAGAKILGVHLEGPFLNFQKRGAHPAEYLLPLTMDRVKWVLGDYAHIVKVITLAPELDFTGEVIPYLRSLGITVSLGHSQATSAQAQCAFEQGATMVTHAFNAMPALHHREPGLLGAAIINPDVMCGFIADGEHVSPMMLQILLRASYQEQGLFLVSDALSPLGLPDGVYPWDSRQIEVKNGTARLADGTLSGTTLPLLVGVQNLVKWGICDVESAIALATNAPRKAIGLPGIVKSQSANLLRWHWDETTKELTWQRAITAEMLKKPEGGNLSVVLNSI, encoded by the coding sequence ATGACCCAAGCAACACAAAATCCTGTAGATATTATCAATGCTAGAGTGCCTGGTTACAAAGATTTGCAAATGCTCTTGGTTGATGAAGAGGGCATAATTGAGCAAATCTTGCCAATGAGTACAGTAGAGACATACAGCCGTGCATCCATAATAAATGTTGCAGGCGACTGGATTTCATTGGGTGGCGTTGATTTGCAAATTAACGGTGCTTTGGGATTGGCATTTCCTGATTTAACGGCTGAAAATGCTCATAAGCTCCAGGAAATCTCACAATTTTTATGGGATGTTGGGGTAGATGGATTTTTACCGACACTTGTGACAACTTCAGTAGAAAATATTCAGCGATCGCTTGCTATTATTGCTGAAGTTCTCCCCAATCAGCCAGCAGGTGCAAAGATTCTGGGAGTACATCTAGAAGGGCCATTTTTGAATTTTCAAAAGCGCGGCGCACACCCAGCAGAGTACCTGTTACCCCTGACAATGGATCGGGTAAAGTGGGTTTTGGGTGATTATGCCCATATCGTGAAAGTCATCACCTTAGCACCGGAGTTAGATTTCACTGGCGAAGTAATTCCATATTTGCGTTCTCTGGGGATTACTGTCAGTTTAGGGCATTCTCAGGCAACATCTGCTCAAGCACAATGTGCCTTTGAACAAGGTGCAACGATGGTAACTCATGCCTTCAATGCCATGCCAGCATTACATCACCGCGAACCAGGATTATTAGGGGCAGCAATTATCAATCCTGATGTAATGTGTGGTTTTATTGCTGATGGTGAACACGTTTCGCCCATGATGCTACAAATTTTGCTTCGCGCTAGCTATCAAGAACAAGGACTCTTTCTCGTCAGCGATGCCCTTTCTCCTCTGGGGCTACCTGATGGCGTGTATCCTTGGGACAGCCGACAAATTGAAGTTAAAAACGGTACGGCACGATTGGCTGATGGCACTTTGTCAGGGACGACTTTACCCTTATTGGTGGGAGTACAGAATTTAGTGAAGTGGGGAATTTGTGATGTAGAAAGTGCGATCGCTTTAGCTACTAATGCACCTAGAAAAGCGATTGGTTTACCAGGAATTGTTAAGAGTCAATCCGCTAACTTATTACGCTGGCATTGGGATGAGACAACAAAAGAATTAACTTGGCAACGTGCCATCACCGCAGAAATGCTTAAGAAGCCAGAAGGTGGAAATTTATCTGTTGTTCTCAACTCCATATAA